In Sulfurimonas sp. hsl 1-7, the genomic window CTTCATGTCTTACAATTTTATGAGGTTTGCCTAAAAGTTCCTCTTGAGTATAGCCACTGATTTTACAAAACTGTTCATTCACGTAAATGATGACCCCTTTTGCATCTGTTTTTGAGATAATAGTCCCTTCATCAACGGCATCTTTATATTGGCGCAGTAATAGTTCATTATCATTCAAGTAACCTTGCAGTTGTTGATTTGCATGGTATAAATCAAGTGTAGTTCGCTCTAGGATATGTTCAGTTTCCTCTCTTGCTAGGCGTTCTCGCTCCAACATTCTAAGTAAAACATCTTTAGGAAGGTTATGCATTGTTTTTTACCTCAAAGACATACACCTGACACTCTATATTGTTAATTACTCTATAACGTTTGGTTTCATTCATCGTTAGTCTTGAAGAGTCATTAAAATACTTTAAACATCCACGCATTAAACCACATACAAAACCTGGAATATTTCTAGGACTAGCATATTCTATAACAATATGTTCATCCCCTTTTCGTTCGATAATGAACTTAGGGAATTTAGCGTCCGGATATAATTTTTTAAGTTCATCAAAATGAATTACATTAAGCTTTTCAAGAAAATCGTAAGGGTTATTTACATGTAAAGGGGTATTTGCCCCTTTGTAGGAGTGTTTAAACATATTTAAAAGATATTTAAAAGCATACTCTCCGAATGCTTCTATAACCTTTTCTCGGGAGTTGTCAAATAATCTTGTAGATCCGTCAATGAGTGAGAACAGGTACTCACTACTATAGTTAGCAGCGCTGGAAAAACCACCTTTGTTTGGATACTCTTTCTCATTTAAAAGTTCATCTAAAGTAGTGTACCCAAACTTATCTTTTATAAAATCTATATATGTTCTAAATAT contains:
- a CDS encoding heme NO-binding domain-containing protein, whose translation is MRGIIFRTYIDFIKDKFGYTTLDELLNEKEYPNKGGFSSAANYSSEYLFSLIDGSTRLFDNSREKVIEAFGEYAFKYLLNMFKHSYKGANTPLHVNNPYDFLEKLNVIHFDELKKLYPDAKFPKFIIERKGDEHIVIEYASPRNIPGFVCGLMRGCLKYFNDSSRLTMNETKRYRVINNIECQVYVFEVKNNA